In Phoenix dactylifera cultivar Barhee BC4 unplaced genomic scaffold, palm_55x_up_171113_PBpolish2nd_filt_p 001976F, whole genome shotgun sequence, the following proteins share a genomic window:
- the LOC120109275 gene encoding dehydration-responsive element-binding protein 3-like yields MASSVTETSCMNSMPCSWSSNYSPSPSSKKRGLTGGGGKRVRNGSKHPMYRDVRKRAWGKWVLEIREPCKKSRIWLGTFPTPEMAVRAHDVATLSVKGTAAVLNFSDLTASLPRPAALSPCDVQAAAAARAAAMDLPSAAHPTCNIRAQFEPNTFLGPYLSIGPGHLMGPTGAHC; encoded by the coding sequence ATGGCATCCTCCGTAACCGAAACTAGCTGCATGAACTCAATGCCATGCTCATGGTCGTCCAATTACTCGCCATCACCGTCTTCAAAGAAGAGAGGTTTGACGGGAGGTGGGGGGAAGCGGGTGCGGAACGGGAGCAAGCACCCGATGTACCGCGACGTGCGGAAGCGGGCATGGGGGAAGTGGGTGTTGGAGATCCGGGAGCCCTGTAAGAAGTCGCGCATCTGGCTCGGGACCTTCCCGACGCCGGAGATGGCTGTGCGAGCCCACGACGTGGCGACGCTTAGTGTGAAGGGCACCGCCGCCGTCCTCAACTTCTCCGACCTCACCGCCTCCCTCCCCCGCCCCGCCGCCCTCTCCCCTTGCGACGTacaggccgccgccgccgcccgcgCTGCCGCTATGGACCTCCCCTCTGCCGCCCACCCCACCTGTAATATCCGGGCCCAATTTGAGCCCAATACCTTTTTGGGCCCGTACTTGAGCATTGGGCCAGGACACCTAATGGGCCCAACTGGGGCCCATTGTTAG